In Fibrobacter sp. UWP2, a single genomic region encodes these proteins:
- a CDS encoding fibrobacter succinogenes major paralogous domain-containing protein: protein MCDLRDGQIYRTVIIGSQVWMAQNLNFNAEGSWCYNNREDLCKTYGRLYQWTSALDLGSEFLNTDASQSVKPKHQGVCPEGWRVPNSRDMKQLADHVTRHNQKNSKKENVGTSLKAATGWKKSEESADGTNLFGFNALPTGSRKANGIFTEIMEDAGFWVTEETGDGIRARYWDLYYANDDFWGSYSNLKTVGYALRCIKN, encoded by the coding sequence ATGTGTGACCTTCGTGACGGGCAAATTTACAGGACTGTGATTATCGGTTCACAGGTTTGGATGGCGCAGAACCTGAATTTTAACGCCGAGGGTAGCTGGTGCTACAACAACCGCGAGGACCTTTGCAAAACCTACGGCAGGCTTTACCAGTGGACGTCTGCCCTTGATTTGGGATCCGAGTTCTTGAATACGGATGCCTCCCAAAGCGTCAAACCCAAGCACCAGGGTGTTTGCCCCGAGGGCTGGCGTGTCCCGAACTCCCGTGACATGAAGCAACTGGCGGACCACGTGACGCGGCATAACCAAAAGAATTCCAAAAAAGAGAATGTGGGCACTAGCCTCAAGGCGGCCACCGGCTGGAAAAAGAGCGAAGAGAGCGCCGACGGCACGAACCTCTTTGGATTTAACGCGCTCCCCACGGGCAGCCGCAAGGCCAATGGCATCTTTACCGAGATCATGGAAGACGCCGGTTTTTGGGTGACCGAGGAAACGGGGGACGGCATTCGCGCCCGTTACTGGGACCTGTACTACGCGAACGACGACTTCTGGGGCAGCTACAGCAACCTCAAGACGGTGGGCTACGCGCTCCGCTGTATAAAGAACTGA